In Enterobacter cloacae, the following are encoded in one genomic region:
- a CDS encoding chemotaxis protein methyltransferase, with translation MTSPMPSGQTSLLLQMTQRLALSDAHFRRICQLIYQRAGIVLADHKRDMVYNRLVRRLRTLGLDDFGRYLSMLEANQNSAEWQAFINSLTTNLTAFFREAHHFPVLAEHARRRTGEYRVWSAAASTGEEPYSLAITLADTLGMAPGRWKVYASDIDTEVLEKARNGVYRQDELKTLSPQQLQRYFMRGTGPHEGLVRVRQELANCVEFAPVNLLDKQYNVPGPFDAIFCRNVMIYFDKTTQQEILRRFVPLLKPDGLLFAGHSENFSNLVREFSLRGQTVYALSKEKA, from the coding sequence ATGACATCACCAATGCCCTCAGGGCAAACGTCATTATTGTTACAGATGACACAGCGCCTCGCGCTGTCCGACGCGCATTTTCGTCGGATATGTCAGTTAATCTACCAGCGCGCGGGGATTGTGCTTGCCGATCATAAGCGAGACATGGTCTACAACCGTCTGGTTCGGCGCTTGCGTACGCTGGGGCTGGATGATTTTGGGCGCTATCTGAGCATGCTCGAAGCGAACCAGAACAGCGCCGAATGGCAGGCTTTTATTAACTCATTAACCACCAACCTGACGGCATTCTTCCGGGAAGCACATCACTTCCCGGTGCTGGCAGAGCACGCGCGCCGTCGTACCGGGGAGTATCGCGTCTGGAGTGCGGCAGCCTCTACGGGTGAAGAGCCGTACTCGCTGGCGATCACCCTCGCGGACACGTTGGGCATGGCTCCAGGGCGCTGGAAAGTGTATGCCAGCGATATTGATACCGAAGTGCTGGAGAAGGCTCGCAACGGAGTTTATCGCCAGGATGAACTGAAAACGCTGTCGCCTCAGCAGCTACAACGTTACTTCATGCGTGGAACAGGCCCGCATGAAGGGCTGGTGCGCGTACGCCAGGAACTGGCGAACTGCGTTGAATTCGCGCCAGTTAACCTGCTGGATAAGCAGTACAACGTTCCGGGGCCATTTGATGCCATTTTTTGCCGTAACGTAATGATTTATTTTGATAAAACGACGCAACAGGAGATTCTGCGTCGCTTTGTTCCGTTGCTCAAGCCTGACGGTTTACTGTTTGCCGGGCATTCGGAAAACTTTAGCAACCTCGTGCGTGAGTTTAGCCTGCGTGGGCAAACGGTCTATGCACTGAGTAAGGAAAAAGCATGA
- the cheB gene encoding chemotaxis response regulator protein-glutamate methylesterase: MSKIRVLSVDDSALMRQIMTEIINSHSDMEMVATAPDPLVARDLIKKYNPDVLTLDVEMPRMDGIDFLEKLMRLRPMPVVMVSSLTGKGSEITLRALELGAVDFVTKPQLGIREGMLAYSEMIAEKIRTASRAKLAAHKPIAAPATLKAGPLLSSEKLLVIGASTGGTEAIRHVLQPLPLSSPGILITQHMPPGFTRSFAERLNKLCQISVKEAEDGERVLPGHAYIAPGDKHMELARSGANYQIKIHDGPPVNRHRPSVDVLFHSVAKHAGRNAVGVILTGMGNDGAAGMLAMHQAGAWTIAQNEASCVVFGMPREAINMGGVSEVVDLSQVSQQMLAKISAGQAIRI, translated from the coding sequence ATGAGTAAAATCAGGGTATTGTCTGTCGATGATTCGGCGCTGATGCGCCAGATCATGACTGAAATTATCAATAGCCACAGCGATATGGAGATGGTGGCAACCGCGCCAGATCCTTTGGTTGCGCGGGATTTAATTAAAAAATATAACCCCGACGTGCTTACGCTGGATGTCGAAATGCCGCGCATGGATGGCATTGATTTCCTGGAAAAATTGATGCGTCTGCGTCCGATGCCGGTCGTGATGGTGTCATCACTGACCGGGAAAGGTTCCGAAATCACGTTGCGCGCGCTGGAGCTGGGGGCGGTGGATTTCGTCACCAAACCGCAGCTGGGTATTCGTGAAGGGATGCTCGCCTACAGTGAAATGATTGCCGAGAAGATCCGTACCGCGTCACGTGCGAAACTTGCTGCCCACAAACCGATAGCCGCTCCGGCAACACTGAAGGCCGGCCCGCTACTCAGCTCGGAAAAACTGCTGGTGATTGGTGCATCAACCGGTGGAACAGAGGCAATTCGCCATGTACTCCAGCCATTGCCGCTTTCAAGCCCGGGTATTCTTATTACTCAGCATATGCCGCCAGGATTTACCCGCTCGTTCGCGGAACGTCTGAACAAACTGTGTCAGATCAGCGTGAAAGAGGCGGAAGACGGTGAACGTGTGCTCCCCGGACATGCTTATATTGCGCCGGGTGACAAGCATATGGAACTGGCGCGCAGTGGCGCAAACTATCAAATCAAAATTCATGACGGGCCGCCGGTCAACCGGCACCGTCCGTCGGTGGATGTGCTGTTTCATTCGGTGGCGAAACATGCGGGGCGCAACGCCGTTGGGGTGATCCTGACGGGGATGGGCAACGATGGTGCCGCCGGAATGCTTGCAATGCACCAGGCGGGAGCCTGGACGATTGCGCAGAATGAAGCAAGTTGTGTGGTGTTCGGCATGCCGCGCGAGGCCATCAATATGGGTGGCGTGAGCGAAGTGGTCGATCTTAGCCAGGTAAGCCAGCAGATGCTGGCGAAAATCAGTGCCGGACAGGCAATACGTATTTGA
- a CDS encoding two-component system response regulator has product MADKELKFLVVDDFSTMRRIVRNLLKELGFNNVEEAEDGVDALNKLQTGGFGFVISDWNMPNMDGLELLKTIRADAGMASLPVLMVTAEAKKENIIAAAQAGASGYVVKPFTAATLEEKLGKIFEKLGM; this is encoded by the coding sequence ATGGCGGATAAAGAGCTTAAGTTTTTGGTTGTGGATGACTTTTCCACCATGCGTCGCATTGTGCGCAACCTGCTGAAAGAGCTGGGTTTCAACAACGTTGAAGAAGCAGAAGACGGCGTTGATGCGCTGAACAAACTGCAGACAGGCGGCTTTGGTTTTGTTATCTCCGACTGGAACATGCCAAACATGGATGGTCTGGAACTGCTGAAAACCATTCGCGCAGATGCAGGAATGGCCTCTCTGCCGGTTCTGATGGTGACCGCGGAAGCGAAAAAAGAGAATATCATTGCCGCTGCACAGGCGGGCGCAAGTGGCTATGTGGTGAAGCCATTCACTGCGGCGACTCTGGAAGAGAAGCTCGGCAAGATCTTCGAGAAACTCGGCATGTGA
- a CDS encoding protein phosphatase CheZ yields MLQPAMKPVEEHSPSDIIARIGSLTRMLRDSLRELGLDQAIAEAAEAIPDARDRLDYVVQMTAQAAERALNSVEASQPHQDAMEKGAKALTKRWDEWFENPIELSDARELVTDTRQYLGDVPGHTSFTNAQLLDIMMAQDFQDLTGQVIKRMMDVIQEIERQLLMVLLENIPEPASRPKRENESLLNGPQLDATKAGVVASQDQVDDLLDSLGF; encoded by the coding sequence ATGTTGCAACCTGCTATGAAACCCGTTGAAGAACATTCGCCCAGCGATATTATTGCCCGCATCGGTAGCCTTACGCGCATGCTGCGTGACAGCCTGCGTGAACTGGGGCTTGACCAGGCTATCGCAGAAGCGGCAGAAGCGATTCCGGACGCGCGTGACCGTCTGGACTATGTCGTACAGATGACCGCTCAGGCGGCTGAACGTGCGCTGAACAGCGTTGAAGCATCACAACCGCATCAGGATGCGATGGAGAAGGGCGCGAAAGCGCTGACCAAACGCTGGGACGAGTGGTTTGAGAATCCTATTGAGCTGTCGGATGCCCGTGAACTGGTGACCGATACGCGTCAGTATCTTGGTGATGTGCCGGGTCACACCAGCTTCACCAACGCGCAGTTGCTGGACATCATGATGGCGCAGGATTTCCAGGATCTGACCGGTCAGGTTATCAAGCGCATGATGGATGTGATTCAGGAGATTGAACGTCAGTTACTGATGGTGCTGCTGGAGAATATCCCGGAACCGGCCTCTCGTCCGAAGCGCGAGAACGAAAGCCTGCTCAATGGCCCGCAGCTTGACGCCACCAAAGCAGGCGTTGTGGCAAGCCAGGATCAGGTGGACGACCTGCTGGACAGCCTCGGCTTCTGA
- a CDS encoding flagellar biosynthesis protein FlhB, with amino-acid sequence MAEDNDDKTEAPTPHRLEKAREEGQIPRSRELTSLLILIVGVCVIWLGGESLARRLAGMLSAGLRFDHSMVNDPNLILGQIILLLKGAMTALLPLITGVVLVAIVSPVMLGGLVFSGKSLQPKFSKLNPLPGIARMFSAQTGAELVKAILKSTLMGSAAGFYLLHNWPDMMRLISESPLSAMSNAMNLIGLGSLLVVLSIIPMVGFDVIFQLYSHFKKLRMSRQDIRDEYKQMEGDPHVKGRIRQMQRAAARRRMMEDVPKADVIVTNPTHYSVALRYDENKMSAPKVVAKGAGLIALRIREIGTENRVPILEAPPLARALYRHAEIGQQIPGQLYAAVAEVLAWVWQLKRWRLAGGQRPVKPENLPVPAALDFMNEKDTDG; translated from the coding sequence GTGGCAGAAGATAACGACGACAAAACGGAAGCCCCCACACCCCACCGACTTGAAAAAGCGCGTGAGGAAGGGCAGATCCCCCGATCCCGAGAACTGACATCCCTGCTGATCCTGATTGTGGGTGTGTGCGTTATCTGGTTGGGTGGGGAGTCGCTCGCCCGCAGACTGGCAGGAATGCTCTCAGCAGGGTTACGTTTTGACCACAGTATGGTTAATGACCCCAATCTGATCCTCGGACAAATTATTTTGCTGCTTAAAGGGGCGATGACCGCCTTGCTGCCGCTTATCACAGGCGTGGTGCTGGTGGCGATTGTGTCACCGGTTATGCTCGGTGGCCTGGTGTTTAGCGGCAAATCGTTGCAGCCTAAATTCTCCAAACTCAACCCGCTCCCGGGTATAGCCCGTATGTTTTCCGCCCAGACCGGTGCCGAGCTGGTTAAAGCGATCCTCAAATCCACCCTGATGGGAAGTGCCGCCGGGTTTTACCTGTTGCACAACTGGCCCGACATGATGCGCCTGATCAGTGAATCACCGTTAAGTGCAATGAGTAACGCCATGAATCTCATCGGGTTGGGCTCGCTGCTGGTGGTGCTGAGCATTATTCCAATGGTGGGCTTTGACGTTATCTTCCAGCTTTATAGTCACTTCAAGAAGTTACGGATGTCACGCCAGGATATCCGTGATGAATATAAGCAAATGGAAGGTGACCCGCATGTAAAAGGGCGTATTCGCCAGATGCAGCGTGCCGCCGCCCGTCGACGGATGATGGAGGATGTACCAAAAGCCGACGTCATCGTCACTAACCCGACCCACTACTCCGTTGCGCTGCGATACGACGAAAACAAAATGAGCGCACCGAAAGTGGTGGCGAAAGGGGCGGGGTTGATAGCGCTGCGCATCCGCGAAATCGGTACCGAAAACCGCGTGCCAATTCTGGAGGCCCCGCCGCTGGCGCGTGCCTTATATCGCCACGCGGAAATCGGACAACAAATCCCGGGACAACTCTACGCCGCCGTGGCGGAAGTGCTGGCCTGGGTATGGCAATTGAAACGCTGGCGTCTGGCTGGCGGTCAACGGCCTGTGAAACCTGAAAACCTTCCGGTGCCTGCCGCGCTGGATTTTATGAACGAGAAGGACACTGATGGCTAA
- a CDS encoding flagellar biosynthesis protein FlhA, producing the protein MANLVAMLRLPGNLKSTQWQILAGPILILLILSMMVLPLPAFILDLLFTFNIALSIMVLLVAMFTQRTLEFAAFPTILLFTTLLRLALNVASTRIILMEGHTGAAAAGKVVEAFGHFLVGGNFAIGIVVFVILVIINFMVITKGAGRIAEVGARFVLDGMPGKQMAIDADLNAGLIAEDEAKKRRAEVTQEADFYGSMDGASKFVRGDAIAGILIMVINVVGGLLVGVLQHGMDMGHAAESYTLLTIGDGLVAQIPALVISTAAGVIVTRVSTDQDVGEQMVGQLFSNPRVMLLAAAVLGLLGLVPGMPNLVFLLFTAGLLGLAWWMRGRESKPVAEPAPVKVPENTQAVEATWNDVQLEDSLGMEVGYRLIPMVDFQQDGELLGRIRSIRKKFAQDMGFLPPVVHIRDNMDLPPARYRILMKGVEIGSGDAYPGRWLAINPGTAAGTLPGEQTIDPAFGLAAIWIESALKEQAQIQGYTVVEASTVVATHLNHLIGQFSAELFGRQEAQQLLDRVTQEMPKLTEDLVPGVLTLTTLHKVLQNLLDEKVPIRDMRTILETLAEHAPLQSDPHELTAVVRVALGRAITQQWFPGTGEVQVIGLDTPLERLLLQALQGGGGLEPGLADRLLAQTQEALARQEMLGAPPVLLVNHALRPLLSRFLRRSLNQLVVLSNMELSDNRHIRMTATIGGK; encoded by the coding sequence ATGGCTAATCTGGTGGCAATGTTGCGCCTGCCCGGCAACCTGAAATCGACTCAATGGCAGATCCTTGCCGGGCCGATCCTCATCCTGCTAATTTTGTCGATGATGGTACTGCCGCTACCGGCATTCATCCTCGATCTGCTTTTCACATTCAACATTGCGTTGTCCATCATGGTGCTGCTGGTGGCGATGTTCACCCAGCGTACCCTTGAGTTTGCGGCGTTCCCGACCATTTTGCTGTTTACCACCTTGCTGCGACTGGCGCTGAACGTGGCGTCCACGCGTATTATCCTGATGGAAGGTCACACCGGCGCGGCGGCGGCGGGTAAAGTGGTTGAGGCTTTCGGCCACTTCCTCGTGGGCGGTAACTTTGCTATCGGTATCGTGGTGTTCGTTATCCTCGTTATCATCAACTTTATGGTTATCACCAAAGGTGCCGGGCGTATCGCCGAAGTGGGCGCGCGTTTCGTGCTGGACGGGATGCCGGGTAAACAGATGGCGATCGACGCCGACCTGAACGCCGGGCTTATCGCCGAGGATGAAGCCAAAAAACGCCGTGCAGAAGTGACCCAGGAAGCGGACTTCTACGGTTCGATGGACGGTGCGAGTAAGTTTGTGCGTGGGGATGCCATCGCGGGCATTCTTATCATGGTGATTAACGTGGTGGGCGGCCTTCTGGTTGGGGTGTTGCAGCACGGTATGGACATGGGGCATGCGGCGGAAAGTTATACGCTGTTGACCATCGGTGACGGCCTCGTCGCCCAGATCCCGGCGCTGGTTATCTCTACCGCTGCGGGTGTTATCGTGACCCGCGTCAGCACCGATCAGGATGTTGGCGAGCAGATGGTCGGACAGCTTTTCAGCAATCCGCGCGTAATGCTGCTGGCGGCGGCGGTGCTCGGTCTGCTCGGCCTGGTTCCGGGTATGCCAAACCTGGTGTTCCTGCTGTTCACCGCCGGTTTGCTGGGTCTTGCCTGGTGGATGCGCGGACGTGAAAGCAAGCCAGTTGCGGAGCCTGCGCCGGTAAAAGTACCGGAGAACACGCAAGCCGTCGAAGCAACCTGGAATGATGTTCAGCTGGAAGATTCACTGGGAATGGAAGTGGGTTATCGCCTGATCCCAATGGTGGATTTCCAGCAGGATGGTGAACTGCTTGGCCGTATCCGCAGTATCCGTAAAAAATTCGCCCAGGATATGGGCTTCCTGCCACCGGTTGTCCACATCCGTGACAACATGGATCTCCCGCCTGCGCGCTATCGCATTCTGATGAAAGGGGTGGAAATTGGCAGCGGTGATGCCTATCCAGGTCGCTGGCTGGCGATTAACCCGGGCACGGCGGCAGGAACGTTGCCGGGTGAACAAACCATCGATCCGGCCTTTGGTCTGGCGGCTATCTGGATTGAAAGCGCACTGAAAGAGCAGGCGCAAATCCAGGGTTATACCGTAGTGGAAGCCAGTACCGTGGTGGCGACCCATCTTAACCACCTGATTGGTCAATTCTCGGCAGAGCTGTTTGGTCGCCAGGAAGCACAGCAACTGCTCGACCGCGTGACGCAGGAGATGCCGAAGCTGACCGAAGATCTGGTGCCGGGTGTGCTGACGTTAACCACGCTGCACAAGGTGCTGCAAAATCTGCTCGACGAAAAAGTTCCTATCCGCGATATGCGCACCATTCTGGAAACGCTGGCCGAACATGCACCGCTGCAAAGCGATCCGCACGAGTTGACGGCGGTCGTGCGCGTGGCGCTGGGTCGTGCAATCACCCAGCAATGGTTCCCGGGAACCGGCGAAGTGCAGGTGATTGGTCTCGATACGCCACTTGAACGTCTGCTGCTTCAGGCATTGCAGGGTGGTGGTGGGCTGGAGCCGGGTCTGGCTGACCGCTTACTGGCACAAACCCAGGAGGCGCTGGCGCGTCAGGAGATGCTGGGTGCGCCACCGGTTCTGCTGGTTAACCACGCGCTGCGACCGTTACTGTCGCGCTTCCTGCGTCGTAGCCTGAATCAACTGGTGGTGTTGTCGAACATGGAGCTGTCGGATAACCGTCACATTCGTATGACCGCGACGATTGGAGGCAAATAA
- a CDS encoding flagellar protein flhE, whose protein sequence is MRKWLWILFFPLAAQAAGEGMWQASSMGVTLNNRGVSMSSNPLSPPDAVSGLMTMVVWNYKLIGPTPAGLRVRLCSQTRCTEIDGESGTTQALNGVPAVEPLHFVWEVPGGGRLIPALNVQSNSVIVNYR, encoded by the coding sequence ATGCGTAAGTGGCTATGGATCTTATTTTTCCCACTGGCGGCGCAGGCCGCGGGCGAAGGGATGTGGCAGGCCAGCAGCATGGGCGTAACGCTCAATAATCGCGGTGTGTCGATGTCTTCGAACCCGCTGTCACCGCCTGATGCGGTTTCCGGGCTGATGACGATGGTGGTGTGGAACTATAAGCTGATTGGCCCAACGCCTGCCGGGCTGCGGGTGCGTTTGTGTTCGCAGACTCGCTGTACGGAAATTGACGGGGAAAGTGGCACCACGCAGGCGCTCAACGGTGTGCCAGCGGTGGAGCCTTTACACTTTGTCTGGGAAGTGCCGGGGGGAGGGCGTTTGATCCCGGCGCTGAATGTTCAGAGCAATTCTGTGATTGTTAACTACCGTTAA
- the argS gene encoding arginine--tRNA ligase codes for MNIQALLSEKVSQALIAAGAPADCEPQVRQSAKVQFGDYQANGVMAVAKKLGMPPRQLAELVLTHLDLTGIASKTEIAGPGFINIFLEPAFLASNVDAALKSDRLGVTQPEVQTVVIDYSAPNVAKEMHVGHLRSTIIGDAAVRTLEFLGHKVIRANHVGDWGTQFGMLIAYLEKQQQENAGEMALADLEGFYREAKKHYDEDEVFAERARSYVVKLQGGDQYFLEMWRKLVDITMSQNQLTYNRLNVTLTRDDVMGESLYNPMLPGIVADLKAKGLAVESEGATVVFLDEYKNKEGEPMGVIIQKKDGGYLYTTTDIACAKYRYETLHADRVLYYIDSRQHQHLMQAWTIVRKAGYVPDSVPLEHHMFGMMLGKDGKPFKTRAGGTVKLSDLLDEALERARRLVAEKNPDMPADELEKLANAVGIGAVKYADLSKNRTTDYIFDWDNMLAFEGNTAPYMQYAYTRVLSVFRKADIDESVLAKTTVTLTEDREAQLAARLLQFEETLTVVARDGTPHVMCAYLYDLAGLFSGFYEHCPILSADSEAVRNSRLKLAQLTAKTLKLGLDTLGIETVERM; via the coding sequence GTGAATATTCAGGCTCTTCTCTCAGAAAAAGTCAGTCAGGCACTGATTGCCGCAGGCGCGCCTGCGGATTGCGAACCGCAGGTTCGTCAGTCAGCAAAAGTACAGTTTGGTGACTATCAGGCTAATGGCGTGATGGCAGTCGCTAAAAAACTGGGCATGCCGCCGCGACAACTCGCTGAGCTGGTGCTGACTCATCTGGATCTCACCGGTATCGCCAGCAAAACCGAAATCGCCGGCCCGGGCTTTATCAACATTTTCCTTGAGCCTGCCTTCCTGGCAAGCAATGTTGACGCCGCGCTGAAGTCTGACCGCCTGGGTGTCACCCAGCCAGAAGTGCAGACCGTGGTGATTGACTACTCTGCGCCAAACGTGGCGAAAGAGATGCACGTCGGCCACCTGCGCTCCACCATCATTGGTGATGCGGCTGTCCGCACCCTGGAGTTCCTCGGCCATAAAGTGATCCGCGCAAACCACGTGGGTGACTGGGGTACTCAGTTCGGTATGCTGATTGCTTACCTGGAAAAACAGCAACAAGAAAACGCGGGCGAGATGGCGCTTGCGGACCTGGAAGGTTTCTACCGTGAAGCCAAAAAACACTACGACGAAGATGAAGTGTTTGCTGAGCGCGCACGTAGTTATGTCGTGAAACTGCAGGGTGGCGACCAGTACTTCCTGGAAATGTGGCGCAAGCTGGTTGACATCACCATGTCCCAGAACCAGTTAACCTACAACCGCCTGAACGTAACGCTGACCCGTGACGATGTGATGGGTGAAAGCCTGTATAACCCAATGCTGCCTGGCATTGTGGCCGACCTGAAAGCCAAAGGTCTGGCGGTTGAGAGCGAAGGCGCAACGGTAGTGTTCCTTGATGAGTACAAAAACAAGGAAGGCGAACCGATGGGCGTGATCATCCAGAAAAAGGATGGCGGCTATCTGTATACCACCACCGATATCGCCTGTGCGAAGTACCGTTACGAAACCCTGCACGCTGACCGTGTGCTGTACTACATCGATTCCCGTCAGCACCAGCACCTGATGCAGGCGTGGACTATCGTGCGTAAAGCAGGCTACGTGCCTGACTCTGTGCCGCTGGAACACCACATGTTCGGCATGATGCTGGGTAAAGACGGCAAACCGTTCAAAACCCGTGCGGGTGGTACCGTGAAACTTTCTGACCTGCTGGACGAAGCGCTGGAACGCGCCCGTCGCCTGGTGGCCGAGAAGAACCCGGATATGCCAGCTGATGAACTGGAAAAACTGGCCAATGCCGTCGGTATCGGTGCGGTGAAATATGCGGATCTCTCCAAGAACCGTACCACCGACTACATTTTCGACTGGGACAACATGCTGGCGTTTGAAGGCAACACGGCACCGTACATGCAGTACGCCTATACCCGTGTGCTCTCGGTATTCCGTAAAGCCGACATCGACGAAAGCGTGCTGGCAAAAACAACTGTCACCCTCACTGAAGATCGTGAAGCGCAGCTGGCAGCGCGCCTGTTGCAGTTTGAGGAGACGCTGACGGTTGTCGCGCGTGACGGTACTCCACATGTGATGTGTGCTTACCTGTACGACCTGGCTGGTCTGTTCTCCGGCTTCTATGAGCACTGCCCTATCCTGTCCGCAGACAGCGAGGCGGTGCGTAACAGCCGCCTGAAGCTGGCGCAACTGACCGCGAAAACCCTGAAGCTGGGTCTGGATACTCTGGGTATCGAAACCGTAGAGCGTATGTAA
- a CDS encoding VOC family protein: MANWHSIDELHDISADLPRFTLAFTELATRLGLDIAPLEADHISLRCHQNATAERWRRGFEQCGELLSENIINGRPVCLFKLHEPVCVAHWQFSVVELPWPGEKRYPHEGWEHIEIVLPGEPDTLNARALALLSDEGLSQPGIFVKTSSPKGERERLPNPTLAVTDGQVTVKFHPWTIEQIVASEA; the protein is encoded by the coding sequence ATGGCGAACTGGCACTCCATTGACGAACTGCATGATATTTCCGCAGATTTACCGCGCTTCACCCTGGCGTTCACAGAACTTGCCACCCGTCTTGGTCTGGATATCGCGCCGCTTGAGGCCGATCACATCTCCCTGCGCTGCCATCAAAACGCCACCGCTGAGCGCTGGCGTCGCGGGTTCGAACAGTGCGGTGAGCTGCTCTCTGAGAACATCATTAACGGCCGTCCTGTCTGCCTGTTCAAACTGCATGAACCGGTATGTGTGGCGCACTGGCAGTTCAGCGTTGTCGAACTGCCGTGGCCTGGGGAGAAACGTTACCCGCATGAAGGCTGGGAGCATATTGAAATTGTGCTGCCGGGTGAGCCGGACACGTTGAATGCCCGCGCGCTGGCGCTGTTATCCGACGAGGGCTTAAGCCAGCCGGGTATTTTTGTGAAAACAAGTTCCCCCAAAGGTGAGCGGGAGCGTTTACCCAACCCAACGCTTGCCGTGACGGACGGGCAGGTGACGGTGAAGTTCCATCCGTGGACGATTGAACAGATAGTTGCCAGCGAAGCCTGA
- the cutC gene encoding copper homeostasis protein CutC produces MALLEICCYSVECAVTAQKQGADRIELCAAPKEGGLTPSYGVLKSARQEVSIPVHPIIRPRGGDFCYTAGEFSAMLEDIALVRDLGFPGLVIGLLDEDGHIDLPRMRQVMSAAKGMAVTFHRAFDMCKDPLQAFDTLAELGVSRVLTSGQQSSAEKGLKLITELKAHSGVPIVMAGAGVRASNLELFLNAGVEELHSSAGKWIPSPMRYRNTGLSMSTDAEADEYSRYGVDGESVAVMKSIIERHHV; encoded by the coding sequence ATGGCGCTGCTGGAGATTTGTTGTTACAGCGTGGAGTGTGCCGTGACCGCGCAAAAACAGGGGGCCGACCGTATTGAACTGTGCGCAGCTCCCAAAGAAGGTGGGCTGACGCCTTCATACGGTGTGCTGAAATCTGCCCGCCAGGAGGTCAGCATCCCGGTTCACCCAATTATTCGTCCACGCGGCGGTGATTTTTGTTACACGGCGGGTGAGTTTAGTGCCATGCTTGAAGATATCGCACTCGTTCGTGACCTGGGGTTCCCGGGGCTGGTTATCGGTTTGCTGGATGAAGACGGTCATATCGATCTACCGCGTATGCGTCAGGTGATGAGCGCGGCAAAGGGGATGGCAGTCACGTTTCATCGTGCGTTTGATATGTGTAAAGATCCTCTTCAGGCGTTTGATACGCTTGCAGAACTTGGCGTGTCGCGAGTGCTGACATCGGGTCAGCAGTCCTCTGCTGAAAAAGGATTAAAATTAATTACGGAACTAAAAGCACATTCCGGTGTTCCAATAGTAATGGCTGGCGCAGGAGTACGTGCCAGCAATCTGGAACTGTTTTTAAACGCAGGGGTGGAAGAGCTTCATAGCTCAGCGGGTAAGTGGATACCGTCACCCATGCGTTATCGCAATACAGGGTTGTCAATGTCGACGGATGCTGAAGCGGATGAGTACTCGCGCTACGGTGTAGATGGAGAGTCGGTTGCGGTAATGAAATCGATAATTGAGCGTCATCACGTGTAG